A genomic region of Haemorhous mexicanus isolate bHaeMex1 chromosome 14, bHaeMex1.pri, whole genome shotgun sequence contains the following coding sequences:
- the LOC132333928 gene encoding LOW QUALITY PROTEIN: TLR adapter interacting with SLC15A4 on the lysosome-like (The sequence of the model RefSeq protein was modified relative to this genomic sequence to represent the inferred CDS: inserted 2 bases in 1 codon): MLGDCIMSASGFFCTASSEERLGKHLPPSSSSARTALGSGKSTLDLTGLAYKVQSVSSSHDEEETWEQKKCYRRSSRLKPFLYLQNDFCGHGLHGTLVIXLLLTLVTMLAEGILTRLIYKESCHQDKPRKSPASQKAKEGIWRQKLVDIPKIKGFADGCEKREELSARSSKVEAGSSPRWGSIEKEPGKDQEMLVKGIASPAVHIPKRGGSLDEVDLYRSWPCHSIYQNYPDLQIGGDRVGGHTCDSGCVLDHVCDELPDGPVLLSIDIPLGQSPLCEHPKKPSGMSLPGDEAGERSLLLSEEPLSNSTLNKYMEAKVAELYKQFFEESLARCGSITNLLTCSWIRNSLDQISVQISQEQNIETSKARGALLHSLALFSSRNTPNRNSSEFSTPNLQISNTGAAKWSCRMEFTS; this comes from the exons ATGCTGGGGGATTGCATCATGAGTGCGTCAGGCTTCTTCTGCACCGCCAGcagtgaggaaaggctggggaaGCATCTGCccccttccagcagctctgccaggacagCTCTGGGCTCGGGGAAATCCACCTTGGACCTGACTGGGCTTG CTTACAAAGTACAATCTGTCTCAAGTAGCCACGATGAGGAGGAGACCTGGGAGCAGAAGAAATGTTACAGACGAAGCAGCAGATTAAAGCCCTTCCTGTATCTTCAGAACGATTTTTGTGGACATG GGCTCCATGGAACTCTGGTGat cctgctgctcacactTGTCACCATGCTGGCAGAAGGCATCCTAACGAGGCTCATCTATAAAGAAAGCTGTCATCAAGATAAGCCTCGAAAATCTCCTGCATCCCAAAAGGCTAAAGAGGGAATCTGGAGACAGAAACTTGTAGACATCCCAAAAATTAAAGGCTTTGCTGATGGATGTGAGAAGCGGGAGGAGCTCTCTGCCAGAAGCAGCAAAGTGGAAGCCGGGAGCAGCCCCCGATGGGGATCCATAGAAAAGGAGCCTGGAAAGGATCAGGAAATGCTGGTTAAAGGAATTGCATCCCCAGCTGTACATATCCCCAAGAGAGGAGGGAGCCTAGACGAGGTGGATTTGTACAGATCCTGGCCATGCCACAGCATTTACCAGAACTACCCTGACCTGCAGATCGGGGGGGACCGTGTGGGGGGCCACACGTGTGACTCAGGCTGTGTCCTGGACCACGTGTGTGATGAGCTCCCTGATGGGCCTGTCCTGCTCTCCATAGACATTCCCCTGGGTCAGTCCCCTCTGTGTGAGCATCCCAAAAAGCCCAGTGGGATGTCCCTGCCTGGAGATGAAGCTGGAGAAAGGAGCCTCTTGCTCAGCGAGGAGCCCCTTTCCAACTCCACACTCAACAAGTACATGGAAGCCAAAGTTGCAGAGCTCTACAAACAGTTCTTTGAAGAAAGCCTGGCCAGGTGTGGTTCCATAACAAACCTCCTGACCTGCAGCTGGATAAGGAACAGCCTGGACCAGATAAGTGTTCAGATCTCCCAGGAGCAGAACATAGAAACCTCCAAAGCCAGAGGAGCCCTCTTGCACTCGTTGGCTTTGTTCAGCTCCCGCAACACTCCCAACAGGAACAGCTCCGAGTTcagcaccccaaacctccaAATCTCCAACACAGGGGCTGCAAAATGGAGCTGCAGGATGGAATTCACATCCTGA
- the SH3BGRL gene encoding adapter SH3BGRL → MVIKVYIASSSGSTAIKKQQQDVLGFLEANKIEFEEKDIAANEENRKWMRENVPEDSRPASGNPLPPRLFNDSRYLGDYDAFFEARENNAVYAFLGLTAPPGSKEAEALAKQQA, encoded by the exons ATGGTCATCAAGGTCTACATCGCCTCTTCCTCCGGCTCCACGGCG attaaaaagcagcagcaagatgTGTTAGGCTTCTTGGAAGCCAACAAAATTGAATTCGAGGAGAAGGACATCGCAGCTAATGAGGAGAACCGGAAATGGATGCGGGAGAATGTCCCCGAGGACAGTCGGCCAGCGAGCGGGAACCCCCTGCCCCCCCGGCTCTTCAACGACAGCCGCTACCTCGGG GACTATGATGCTTTCTTCGAGGCGCGGGAGAACAACGCCGTGTACGCGTTCCTGGGCTTGACTGCACCTCCTGGGTCAAAG GAAGCTGAAGCACTGGCCAAGCAGCAAGCGTGA